A single region of the Saprospiraceae bacterium genome encodes:
- a CDS encoding M56 family metallopeptidase → MIPYLLHTAILTALLYLAYLLLLKKETFFQLNRVVLTFSILIAFMLPLIPIPAAWSWRGEAPQIQAVLPLVETRVELSENEVAPTREVASTPLPPENQESTLPSLDKPAQGFSLWSILLFTYWIGVFIMAINLLIQLAAIFYQMFAKPSLKDGHFRLVELDNDKAPFSFANSIFINPSKYDWDTYNQILEHEKTHIEQGHSFDILLAELLVVVQWFNPFAWMLRKTVEDNLEYLTDERMLAKGIDKESYQLNLLKVAVPYHPLSPSNNYNQSTLKSRITMMNIKKSSLSSSWKYLCVLSLFGLSTVFFNPTQAANKTSEQSPDIDLAISTTSRSEFPNKGIWSAAIEGDEICIKFDVSQPKQGHWWVSTKCYPSSTFANLPMGTEGSFTLKREAGTITFNGKFEAKEGLGRFTFAPDEDFRAMIKKEGYDKVSDEVLFGFTLSNIDRNYWAYLKQEGLTPRDEEDLEDISHHLPPLPTLKQNIEGYKQLGFNQLKLPQLVDLSIHDVSPDFIKSIQQLGFKNMELEEYEDAKIHGINAAYIAEMKALGFNNLSFEEVVNLKIHGVNKAFVEDLKKAGYTNLNAEDVTDAKIHDISTQFAAEMKALGFKDLTLEELEELKMHGVNQAYVADLQKAGYTNLSAEEITDAKIHGVSAQFATEMKALGFKDLTLEGLEELKMHGVNQAYVADLQKAGYTNLSAEEITDAKIHGVSAQFATEMKALGFKDLSLEDLEELKIHGISKAYVEELKQAGYTNLSAEEITDAKIHGVSTKFVKEMVDMGYKDASLDEIMEAAMHGISATYAKELKAEGLNDLSLETLVEMKIQGVTPAFIRKVKGMGMDNLSASDYVELKIMGLEDKIGRKKEE, encoded by the coding sequence ATGATCCCCTACTTGCTCCATACGGCCATTTTAACGGCTTTACTTTATCTAGCCTACCTGTTACTACTAAAAAAAGAGACTTTCTTCCAATTGAATCGAGTGGTCTTGACTTTTTCCATTCTAATTGCCTTTATGCTGCCTTTGATCCCGATTCCGGCAGCATGGTCTTGGCGAGGAGAGGCGCCACAAATTCAAGCTGTGCTTCCCTTGGTTGAAACAAGGGTTGAACTTAGCGAAAACGAAGTGGCTCCAACCAGAGAGGTAGCCTCCACCCCACTCCCTCCCGAAAACCAGGAAAGCACCCTTCCTAGCCTCGATAAGCCTGCACAAGGTTTCTCCCTTTGGTCAATCCTCCTTTTCACCTATTGGATAGGCGTATTCATCATGGCCATTAATTTGCTCATCCAATTGGCGGCTATTTTTTACCAAATGTTTGCCAAACCCAGCCTCAAAGATGGGCACTTCCGGCTGGTTGAATTGGATAATGACAAAGCCCCTTTTTCCTTTGCCAATAGCATTTTTATCAATCCCAGCAAATACGATTGGGATACCTATAACCAAATACTGGAACACGAAAAAACCCATATTGAACAAGGCCATAGCTTCGATATTTTACTGGCCGAGCTCCTCGTTGTGGTACAGTGGTTTAACCCCTTTGCCTGGATGCTGCGGAAAACCGTAGAAGACAACCTGGAATACCTGACTGATGAACGCATGCTTGCCAAAGGCATAGATAAAGAATCCTATCAATTGAATCTTTTGAAGGTCGCAGTACCCTATCACCCGCTGAGTCCTTCCAACAACTATAATCAATCCACATTAAAAAGCCGCATTACCATGATGAACATCAAGAAATCATCACTTAGCTCAAGCTGGAAGTACCTTTGTGTACTCTCTTTGTTTGGGCTATCGACTGTTTTTTTCAACCCAACTCAAGCTGCTAACAAAACATCGGAACAATCGCCCGACATAGATCTTGCGATATCCACCACATCTCGTTCGGAATTTCCGAATAAGGGGATATGGTCGGCAGCAATTGAAGGCGATGAAATTTGCATTAAGTTTGATGTCTCCCAACCCAAACAAGGCCATTGGTGGGTAAGCACTAAGTGTTATCCGAGCAGTACCTTTGCCAATCTTCCGATGGGGACAGAAGGTAGTTTTACCCTGAAAAGAGAGGCAGGCACGATCACCTTCAATGGCAAATTTGAGGCTAAGGAGGGACTAGGTCGTTTCACTTTCGCCCCCGATGAAGATTTTCGGGCTATGATTAAAAAGGAGGGCTACGACAAGGTATCTGATGAAGTACTCTTTGGCTTTACCCTATCCAATATCGACCGCAACTATTGGGCTTACTTGAAACAAGAAGGTTTGACACCCCGTGATGAAGAGGATTTGGAAGATATTAGTCATCATTTGCCCCCGCTGCCCACTTTGAAACAAAACATTGAAGGTTATAAACAACTTGGGTTTAACCAACTTAAGCTACCCCAGCTTGTTGACCTAAGCATCCATGATGTAAGTCCTGACTTCATCAAATCCATCCAACAACTAGGATTTAAAAACATGGAGTTGGAGGAATATGAAGACGCTAAAATTCACGGTATCAATGCGGCCTATATAGCAGAGATGAAGGCCCTGGGTTTTAATAACCTAAGCTTTGAAGAGGTCGTCAATCTAAAAATCCATGGCGTCAACAAAGCCTTTGTAGAAGACTTAAAAAAAGCCGGCTATACCAACCTCAATGCCGAGGATGTAACAGATGCCAAAATCCACGATATCTCCACCCAGTTTGCCGCTGAGATGAAGGCCCTTGGTTTTAAAGACCTCACCTTGGAGGAGTTGGAAGAGTTGAAGATGCATGGCGTCAACCAGGCTTATGTTGCAGATCTTCAAAAAGCTGGCTACACTAACCTCAGCGCCGAGGAGATCACAGATGCCAAAATCCATGGCGTCTCCGCTCAATTCGCCACCGAGATGAAGGCCTTGGGTTTTAAAGACCTCACCTTGGAGGGGCTGGAAGAGTTGAAGATGCATGGCGTCAACCAGGCTTATGTTGCAGATCTTCAAAAAGCTGGCTACACTAACCTCAGCGCCGAGGAGATCACAGATGCCAAAATCCATGGCGTCTCCGCTCAATTCGCCACCGAGATGAAGGCGCTTGGTTTTAAGGACCTTTCGCTGGAGGATCTGGAGGAATTGAAGATACATGGCATTAGTAAAGCCTATGTAGAGGAGCTTAAACAGGCCGGCTACACCAATCTTAGTGCCGAGGAGATCACAGATGCCAAAATCCACGGCGTCTCCACAAAATTTGTCAAGGAAATGGTTGACATGGGGTACAAAGACGCCTCCTTGGATGAGATCATGGAAGCTGCAATGCACGGCATTAGCGCCACCTACGCCAAGGAACTAAAAGCAGAAGGCCTGAATGACCTGTCGCTCGAAACCCTGGTCGAAATGAAAATTCAGGGTGTGACCCCAGCCTTCATCCGCAAGGTAAAAGGAATGGGTATGGATAATCTTTCTGCAAGTGATTATGTAGAATTGAAGATCATGGGACTGGAAGATAAGATTGGGCGGAAGAAGGAGGAGTAG
- the clpB gene encoding ATP-dependent chaperone ClpB codes for MTYDNFTTKAQEAILKAQQLAAGLDQQQVDTTHLIKGILETDENVANFLLQKLGVNMATLRIKLEEAIKEYPKVKGTEKQFLTSDANRALARAKKMLEKFGDEYISIELVILGILQGTDRAARILKDQGATEKGLEDAITELRKGRKVTDQSAEESYNTLKKFGVNLNEKAESGKLDPIIGRDEEIRRVLHILSRRKKNNPLLIGESGVGKTAIVEGIAWRIVKGDVPENLKTKKIFTLDISGLVAGAKYKGEFEERLKGLIKEVTESNGEIILFIDEIHTLIGAGGGQGAIDAANILKPALARGELRTIGATTLDEYQKYFEKDKALVRRFQTVTIGEPSVEDTISILRGLQERYEVFHKIEILDEALIAAAELAHRYIADRFLPDKAIDLIDEAAAKLRLELDSVPEEVDEWDRRVRQLEIEREAIKREKDDKKLQVIHEQIANAKEKRDSIRASWKNEKEIVDTLTSIKKRIEELETEAEKAERNSDFETVAKIRYGELQKEKAMLKAAEDKLDKLADENRFTNEEVSADDIAEVVSRWTGIPVAKMMQSEKEKLLNLEDEIHKRLIGQNEAVKAVSDAVRRSRAGLQDEGRPIGSFIFLGPTGVGKTELAKALAEVLFDDEKAITRIDMSEYQERHNVSRLVGAPPGYVGYDEGGQLTEAVRRKPYSIILLDEIEKAHPDTFNILLQVLDDGRLTDNRGRVANFKNTIIIMTSNMGAEIILENFEDLDALGEDHRNDIIKTTKDEVFEQLKENLRPEFLNRIDEQIMFLPLSRKEIHDILKLLMRKVDKMLARQGIIVKISEKALDLLASRGYDPQFGARPMKRVLQRDVINELSKEVLSSKFTIGDTIYIDTDKTGLTFSKEPFEGVISPVAAKTANEKTADAAAAKAKEEAEEAKRKEHRKKQLEELSKATQDVLEAAKEVKKQKKEEDKT; via the coding sequence ATGACCTACGACAATTTTACGACCAAAGCACAGGAAGCCATTCTAAAAGCTCAACAACTGGCCGCTGGCCTTGATCAGCAACAGGTAGACACTACGCACCTGATTAAAGGTATACTGGAAACAGATGAAAATGTAGCCAATTTTTTACTGCAAAAATTGGGCGTGAATATGGCCACCCTCCGCATTAAATTGGAGGAAGCCATCAAAGAATATCCGAAAGTAAAAGGCACGGAGAAGCAGTTTCTGACCAGTGATGCTAACCGCGCACTGGCTCGAGCTAAGAAGATGTTGGAAAAGTTTGGGGATGAATATATCTCTATTGAACTGGTTATTCTGGGTATTCTGCAAGGGACCGACCGGGCCGCCCGCATTCTCAAAGACCAGGGAGCCACCGAAAAGGGTTTGGAAGATGCTATCACCGAATTGCGAAAAGGTAGAAAAGTGACCGATCAAAGTGCAGAGGAAAGTTATAATACCTTGAAAAAATTTGGGGTCAACCTGAATGAGAAAGCGGAATCGGGAAAATTGGACCCTATTATTGGTCGGGATGAGGAAATTCGCCGGGTACTGCATATCCTTTCCCGAAGAAAGAAAAATAATCCTTTACTCATCGGCGAATCTGGGGTGGGTAAAACGGCTATCGTCGAAGGCATTGCCTGGCGTATTGTAAAAGGGGATGTTCCGGAAAACCTGAAAACTAAAAAAATATTTACCCTGGATATTTCAGGACTCGTAGCTGGGGCTAAATATAAGGGGGAATTTGAGGAAAGGCTCAAGGGGTTAATTAAAGAGGTGACGGAATCCAATGGCGAGATCATTCTCTTTATTGACGAAATACATACCCTCATCGGAGCCGGTGGAGGACAAGGAGCGATCGACGCAGCCAATATCCTCAAGCCTGCCTTGGCCAGGGGGGAGTTGCGCACCATTGGTGCCACCACATTGGATGAATACCAAAAGTATTTTGAAAAAGATAAAGCCTTGGTCCGACGTTTCCAAACGGTGACCATTGGCGAACCGAGCGTTGAGGATACCATCTCTATTCTCCGTGGCTTGCAGGAGCGATATGAGGTTTTTCATAAAATAGAAATCCTCGACGAAGCCTTAATTGCAGCCGCTGAGCTAGCTCACCGCTATATCGCCGACCGCTTTTTGCCAGACAAAGCCATTGACCTAATAGACGAGGCAGCCGCTAAATTGCGCCTGGAACTCGACTCCGTACCAGAGGAAGTGGATGAATGGGACCGCCGGGTGCGGCAATTGGAAATTGAAAGGGAGGCCATCAAACGGGAAAAAGACGATAAAAAGCTCCAGGTCATTCATGAGCAAATTGCTAATGCCAAAGAAAAACGCGACTCCATCCGAGCCAGTTGGAAAAATGAAAAAGAGATCGTCGATACCCTAACCAGTATCAAAAAACGCATCGAGGAGCTGGAAACAGAAGCAGAGAAAGCGGAACGCAACAGCGATTTTGAAACGGTGGCCAAGATTCGGTACGGGGAACTTCAGAAAGAAAAGGCCATGCTCAAAGCCGCAGAAGACAAACTGGATAAGCTGGCTGACGAAAATCGCTTTACCAACGAAGAAGTATCCGCCGACGACATTGCAGAAGTAGTTTCTCGCTGGACCGGCATCCCTGTTGCCAAAATGATGCAAAGTGAAAAAGAAAAATTACTCAACTTAGAAGACGAAATCCACAAGCGCTTAATTGGCCAAAACGAAGCGGTTAAGGCTGTTTCTGATGCCGTCCGGCGGAGTCGGGCAGGCTTACAGGATGAAGGTCGGCCGATTGGCTCCTTTATCTTTTTGGGGCCAACAGGGGTGGGAAAGACCGAATTGGCAAAAGCCTTGGCGGAGGTATTGTTCGATGATGAAAAAGCCATCACCCGGATTGATATGAGTGAATACCAGGAACGGCACAATGTGTCCAGATTGGTAGGAGCGCCTCCGGGTTATGTGGGCTATGATGAGGGCGGACAGTTGACCGAAGCGGTGCGACGCAAACCCTATTCCATTATATTACTAGATGAAATTGAAAAAGCTCATCCCGATACCTTCAATATTTTATTACAAGTGCTGGATGATGGCCGACTAACCGATAACAGGGGGCGCGTAGCCAATTTCAAAAATACCATCATCATCATGACCTCCAACATGGGGGCCGAGATCATTCTCGAAAACTTTGAAGACCTCGATGCTCTGGGTGAAGATCATCGAAATGATATTATCAAAACAACCAAAGATGAAGTTTTCGAACAGTTAAAGGAAAACTTACGGCCCGAATTTCTCAATCGGATTGATGAGCAAATTATGTTTTTGCCACTTTCCCGCAAAGAAATTCACGACATCCTCAAATTATTGATGCGCAAAGTCGATAAAATGCTCGCCCGCCAGGGGATCATCGTTAAAATAAGCGAAAAAGCCCTCGATTTGCTGGCCAGCCGGGGCTATGACCCCCAGTTTGGTGCACGCCCTATGAAGCGCGTACTACAAAGAGACGTCATCAATGAACTGTCAAAAGAAGTGCTCTCCAGTAAATTCACTATCGGTGATACGATTTACATTGATACCGATAAAACGGGCCTAACCTTTAGCAAAGAACCATTCGAGGGCGTTATTAGCCCTGTGGCAGCCAAAACAGCCAACGAAAAAACTGCTGATGCCGCTGCCGCCAAAGCCAAAGAAGAAGCCGAAGAGGCCAAACGAAAAGAACACCGCAAAAAACAACTGGAAGAATTATCAAAAGCCACCCAGGATGTCTTGGAAGCAGCTAAAGAAGTGAAAAAACAAAAGAAGGAGGAGGATAAGACGTAG
- a CDS encoding BlaI/MecI/CopY family transcriptional regulator produces the protein MQKLAKREEQIMQALWQIGPAFIKEIIDELPKPKPHYNTVSTIVRILEDKGFVDHKIYGNTHQFYPLVSKEEYQKRALGDVLQKYFDNSYPKMVAYFAKEEKISTAELEEIINMIKNKKA, from the coding sequence ATGCAAAAACTAGCGAAACGAGAAGAACAAATTATGCAGGCCTTGTGGCAAATCGGCCCTGCTTTTATCAAAGAAATTATTGATGAACTGCCCAAACCTAAGCCACATTACAATACAGTATCTACCATTGTCCGGATATTAGAAGACAAAGGTTTTGTGGATCACAAAATCTACGGCAATACCCATCAATTTTATCCACTCGTTAGCAAAGAAGAATACCAAAAGCGAGCATTGGGAGATGTTTTACAAAAGTACTTTGATAATTCCTACCCCAAAATGGTTGCCTATTTTGCCAAGGAGGAAAAAATAAGCACGGCTGAGTTGGAAGAAATCATCAACATGATCAAAAACAAAAAAGCATGA
- a CDS encoding DUF4249 family protein, producing MKLHLLFILSLLFLLACDSLRYSEVAIDLEEASPQMVLHAFFVDTDSCLWVHLDKSTTYFESDSLVGGFLGDLPGATIELFKANDLIGTLGFVSQEIRRLPEVNTVLNYFDTLPFPLKTYGSSFEIRVKHPDFNEIRANQTFPPIPPVPSIRLVRNAGVDIFGNATDGLLIEFNDAMNAENFYQIYCRGIRKDKAYKNTILIRTSSDDPIFKVEADAFSTNLTMSDESFNGSKFSFSLYFEESTATYDSLLVGWRSISKEWFQYVDSAREQQRLSGFLGNYAEPFNVISNIEGGLGIFGLGREQIYPIKL from the coding sequence ATGAAGTTGCACTTACTATTTATTCTAAGTCTTTTATTTTTATTGGCATGTGATAGTCTAAGGTATTCAGAAGTAGCAATTGATTTAGAAGAGGCAAGTCCTCAAATGGTTCTTCATGCCTTTTTCGTAGATACAGATTCCTGCCTTTGGGTTCATTTGGACAAAAGTACCACTTATTTTGAATCGGATTCGCTGGTGGGGGGATTTTTAGGAGACCTTCCAGGAGCAACCATTGAATTATTTAAGGCAAATGACCTGATTGGTACTTTAGGTTTTGTTTCCCAGGAAATACGACGTTTGCCAGAAGTTAATACGGTCCTAAATTATTTTGATACGCTTCCGTTCCCTTTAAAAACGTATGGTTCTTCCTTTGAAATAAGGGTAAAACACCCCGATTTTAATGAAATTAGAGCAAATCAGACCTTTCCTCCTATTCCTCCTGTTCCTTCTATTCGCTTGGTTAGAAATGCGGGAGTAGATATCTTTGGTAATGCGACTGACGGCTTGTTGATCGAATTCAATGATGCTATGAATGCGGAAAACTTTTATCAGATTTATTGTCGGGGAATTAGGAAAGACAAAGCATATAAAAACACAATACTCATTCGAACATCTTCGGATGATCCGATTTTTAAAGTAGAAGCAGACGCTTTTTCGACAAACCTAACTATGAGTGATGAATCTTTTAATGGATCCAAATTTAGTTTTTCGCTGTATTTTGAAGAGTCAACAGCAACCTATGATTCTTTATTGGTTGGTTGGCGAAGTATTTCAAAAGAATGGTTTCAATATGTAGATTCTGCCAGAGAACAGCAGAGACTTAGTGGCTTTCTCGGGAATTATGCAGAACCTTTTAATGTAATTAGCAATATCGAAGGAGGATTAGGAATCTTTGGTCTTGGTCGAGAACAAATCTATCCTATTAAACTTTAA
- a CDS encoding TonB-dependent receptor, whose protein sequence is MRIVFTVLCYCLPFCSLFAQTYTLNGYVTDAVTGEHLGLANIVELKTGKGAISNDYGYYSLSLVSDTVILVCSYVGYQNDTVGLFLTKNSTLPFSLKPISNLIPVEVVGHLSESPEISPRLGVLKLSSTQIQALPSLLGEPDILRGLQLLPGIQSGSEGQTGLFVRGGSPDQNLLLLDGIPVYNAFHLFGFFSVFDADAIKDVTLYKGGFPARFGGRLSSVLDIKMKEGNMKEWHGTATLGLISSKFMIEGPLQKGKTSFMFSARRTYADILAAPFLNRAQKRDGLDQKLSYFFHDLNIKLNHKFSDKDRLFISIYNGLDQYNRKTSLTDLLFEQTNQDQLKWGNQTLALRWNHVWNPRLFSNGVLTYSNFELQTKDAIYTKSEEEAPPLINSFDLDYTSGIRDIAVGLNFDYIPSAQHLLKFGGKFIKHQFNPGIFDQYINIVSPDLNYEQDSILGQEKIYAKEWALYVEDEFRPNQAFSINAGFHFTGYHVENKSHLSIQPRFSIHYTLTEQLSLKAGFATMAQFIHLLTNSSIGLATDLWLPSTTQISPQLGWQTSIGLSQSYQEKYKLTIEGFYKKMKNVSAYKPGVSLFDFNEWQDRILQGKGEAYGAEILLEKPNGRLNGWIGYTLSWSWRQFEGLNEGQRFPFRYDKRHDISVVANYKIKKNISLSSTWVFSTGNALTIPNNRYTGVGPPPGHGTAILLDYGKRNGSRLPAYHRLDVSCAFRKVKKKFVRIWSLGVYNLYARRNPFYIEIDGSANGKGELNKRELKLKKISLPPLIPSIAYKIEF, encoded by the coding sequence ATGAGAATAGTTTTCACTGTTTTATGTTACTGCTTGCCTTTTTGTAGCTTATTTGCCCAAACTTATACCTTAAATGGGTATGTCACAGATGCCGTAACAGGCGAGCATCTGGGACTAGCAAATATTGTTGAGCTCAAAACAGGGAAGGGCGCAATTTCGAATGATTATGGGTACTATAGTCTTTCCCTTGTCTCTGATACGGTGATCTTGGTTTGTTCTTACGTTGGGTATCAAAACGATACCGTAGGATTATTCCTGACTAAAAACAGCACCCTTCCTTTTTCCTTGAAGCCTATAAGTAATCTGATACCTGTAGAAGTAGTAGGTCACCTATCTGAGTCACCAGAAATCAGCCCTCGTTTAGGGGTTTTAAAGCTATCAAGTACACAAATTCAAGCTTTGCCAAGCCTGCTGGGGGAGCCTGATATTTTACGCGGCTTACAGCTTTTGCCAGGTATCCAGTCTGGTAGTGAAGGACAAACAGGCTTATTTGTCAGGGGGGGAAGTCCTGACCAAAACCTCCTATTATTGGATGGTATCCCCGTATATAATGCGTTTCATCTTTTCGGTTTTTTTTCGGTTTTCGATGCTGATGCCATTAAAGATGTCACCTTATATAAGGGCGGATTTCCAGCAAGATTTGGTGGTCGATTGTCTTCAGTTCTCGACATTAAAATGAAGGAGGGAAATATGAAAGAGTGGCATGGAACAGCCACTTTAGGATTGATCTCTTCCAAATTTATGATTGAAGGGCCCCTCCAAAAAGGTAAAACATCGTTCATGTTCTCTGCCAGAAGGACCTATGCAGATATTTTGGCAGCTCCATTTTTAAATCGTGCTCAAAAAAGAGACGGACTGGACCAAAAGTTGTCTTACTTTTTTCATGACCTTAATATAAAATTGAATCACAAATTTTCGGATAAAGACAGGTTATTTATAAGCATTTATAATGGATTAGATCAGTATAATAGGAAAACATCATTAACGGATTTACTTTTCGAGCAAACCAACCAAGACCAACTCAAATGGGGGAATCAAACGCTGGCGCTCCGATGGAATCACGTGTGGAATCCAAGGTTGTTTAGCAATGGGGTTCTGACATACAGTAATTTTGAGTTGCAAACCAAGGATGCTATTTATACAAAATCAGAGGAGGAGGCTCCTCCTCTAATTAATTCCTTTGATTTGGACTATACCTCAGGTATTAGAGATATCGCTGTTGGTCTCAACTTTGACTATATCCCATCTGCCCAGCATTTACTGAAATTCGGTGGGAAATTCATCAAGCATCAATTTAATCCTGGCATATTTGATCAATATATCAACATAGTTTCCCCTGATTTGAATTATGAACAGGATTCAATCTTAGGGCAGGAAAAAATTTATGCAAAAGAGTGGGCTCTTTATGTAGAGGATGAATTTCGGCCCAATCAAGCCTTTAGCATCAATGCAGGATTTCACTTTACAGGATACCATGTCGAAAATAAAAGCCATTTATCCATTCAACCACGTTTTTCCATTCATTATACGCTGACTGAACAATTGTCGCTTAAGGCAGGATTTGCCACAATGGCCCAGTTCATCCATTTATTAACAAATTCTAGCATCGGTTTAGCTACTGACCTTTGGCTACCCAGTACCACACAGATTAGCCCCCAGTTGGGCTGGCAAACAAGCATCGGTTTGAGTCAATCGTACCAGGAAAAATACAAATTGACGATAGAAGGATTTTACAAAAAAATGAAAAACGTGTCGGCCTATAAGCCTGGTGTCAGTCTATTTGACTTTAATGAATGGCAGGACAGAATTTTGCAAGGCAAGGGAGAAGCTTATGGAGCAGAAATCTTACTAGAAAAGCCAAACGGACGGCTAAATGGATGGATCGGATACACCCTATCCTGGTCTTGGCGCCAATTTGAGGGATTAAATGAAGGGCAACGATTTCCTTTTCGATACGATAAAAGACATGATATTTCGGTAGTCGCCAATTACAAAATCAAAAAAAATATTTCTTTGTCATCCACTTGGGTTTTTAGCACTGGAAATGCATTAACCATTCCAAACAATAGATATACGGGTGTCGGCCCACCACCAGGACATGGCACTGCTATTCTACTTGATTATGGGAAGAGAAACGGTAGTAGGTTACCTGCTTACCATCGATTAGATGTTAGCTGTGCTTTTAGGAAAGTGAAAAAGAAATTTGTGCGAATATGGTCGCTTGGGGTTTATAATCTTTATGCTAGAAGAAATCCTTTTTACATAGAAATAGATGGATCCGCTAATGGTAAGGGCGAATTGAATAAGAGAGAATTGAAGCTAAAAAAAATTAGTCTTCCTCCCCTGATTCCTTCGATAGCCTACAAAATAGAATTTTAA